In a single window of the Zea mays cultivar B73 chromosome 5, Zm-B73-REFERENCE-NAM-5.0, whole genome shotgun sequence genome:
- the LOC100281836 gene encoding uncharacterized protein LOC100281836 precursor, which produces MGGGSRALSLSSLCATTLAAAKPPQHPVPFAPAHRALPHRLAAAMSSSSSPTPAASVDAGAPAPSASNAIDFLTLCYRLKTTKRAGWVKRGVQAPESVADHMYRMGVMALVAADLPGVNRDRCVKMAIVHDIAEAIVGDITPSDNVPKEEKNRREKEALDHMCELLGGGSRAQEIRELWMEYEENASLEAKVVKDFDKVEMILQALEYEKEQGRDLEEFFQSTAGKFQTDLGKAWAAEIASRRKTK; this is translated from the exons ATGGGTGGTGGGAGCCGAGCcctttccctctcctccctctgcGCCACCACCCTCGCCGCCGCCAAGCCCCCACAGCACCCCGTCCCCTTCGCCCCGGCTCACCGCGCGCTCCCCCACCGCCTCGCCGCCGCCATGTCCTCCTCTTCCTCCCCGACCCCCGCCGCATCGGTGGACGCCGGTGCCCCGGCCCCTTCGGCGTCCAACGCCATCGACTTCCTCACGCTCTGCTACCGCCTCAAG ACGACCAAGAGGGCGGGGTGGGTGAAGCGCGGGGTGCAGGCGCCCGAGTCGGTGGCCGACCACATGTACCGGATGGGCGTCATGGCGCTCGTCGCGGCCGATCTACCCGGCGTCAACCGCGACAG GTGTGTCAAGATGGCGATTGTGCACGACATTGCAGAAG CAATTGTTGGTGACATCACCCCTTCTGATAATGTACCCAAGGAAGAGAAGAACCGCAGGGAGAAAGAAGCATTGGACCATATGTGCGAGCTGCTTGGTGGTGGTTCAAGAG CACAAGAAATTCGTGAACTTTGGATGGAGTATGAGGAGAATGCGTCTTTGGAAGCGAAGGTTGTCAAAGATTTTGACAAG GTTGAGATGATACTTCAAGCTCTGGAGTATGAAAAGG AGCAAGGACGGGACCTTGAAGAATTCTTCCAATCAACAGCAG GCAAATTTCAGACAGACTTGGGAAAAGCATGGGCAGCGGAGATTGCATCGAGAAGAAAAACAAAGTGA
- the LOC100281836 gene encoding uncharacterized protein isoform X1, producing the protein MGGGSRALSLSSLCATTLAAAKPPQHPVPFAPAHRALPHRLAAAMSSSSSPTPAASVDAGAPAPSASNAIDFLTLCYRLKTTKRAGWVKRGVQAPESVADHMYRMGVMALVAADLPGVNRDRCVKMAIVHDIAEAIVGDITPSDNVPKEEKNRREKEALDHMCELLGGGSRAQEIRELWMEYEENASLEAKVVKDFDKVEMILQALEYEKEQGRDLEEFFQSTADRLGKSMGSGDCIEKKNKVIKRCSFYHVGSKTTCWHSISVELCFY; encoded by the exons ATGGGTGGTGGGAGCCGAGCcctttccctctcctccctctgcGCCACCACCCTCGCCGCCGCCAAGCCCCCACAGCACCCCGTCCCCTTCGCCCCGGCTCACCGCGCGCTCCCCCACCGCCTCGCCGCCGCCATGTCCTCCTCTTCCTCCCCGACCCCCGCCGCATCGGTGGACGCCGGTGCCCCGGCCCCTTCGGCGTCCAACGCCATCGACTTCCTCACGCTCTGCTACCGCCTCAAG ACGACCAAGAGGGCGGGGTGGGTGAAGCGCGGGGTGCAGGCGCCCGAGTCGGTGGCCGACCACATGTACCGGATGGGCGTCATGGCGCTCGTCGCGGCCGATCTACCCGGCGTCAACCGCGACAG GTGTGTCAAGATGGCGATTGTGCACGACATTGCAGAAG CAATTGTTGGTGACATCACCCCTTCTGATAATGTACCCAAGGAAGAGAAGAACCGCAGGGAGAAAGAAGCATTGGACCATATGTGCGAGCTGCTTGGTGGTGGTTCAAGAG CACAAGAAATTCGTGAACTTTGGATGGAGTATGAGGAGAATGCGTCTTTGGAAGCGAAGGTTGTCAAAGATTTTGACAAG GTTGAGATGATACTTCAAGCTCTGGAGTATGAAAAGG AGCAAGGACGGGACCTTGAAGAATTCTTCCAATCAACAGCAG ACAGACTTGGGAAAAGCATGGGCAGCGGAGATTGCATCGAGAAGAAAAACAAAGTGATCAAACGATGCTCATTTTACCACGTCGGTTCCAAGACAACTTGCTGGCACAGCATTTCTGTTGAACTTTGCTTTTACTAG